The sequence below is a genomic window from Acetivibrio clariflavus DSM 19732.
TATAACAACTAAAGCAATTGTACATATCAAAGATACTGCCAGGTTTTTTGACAAAAATTCTGCGAAATAATTAGCCTCAGTTAAAAGATTTACGGGCAAATATCTTTTTATTGAAGCAAAATTATTGGCCAAAGGCATTAAATATACTAATAGTACGGTGACTGCCGCTGCCAAAAACGATTTTTTTGAAAAACTACTGATAAGAATTAAAAAACTCAATACAAACACAAAGAATATACCATATACCGCACCTGAAACTACTGCTGCAGCAAAACTTCCATAGGTAAATCCGAAAATTACTCCCGAATACCAATATGCAATTAACATTCCCATAACATTAATAAATAATAGAAATACTCCATACACCAATAACTTAGCCAAAACCATGCCATTTATACTGCATCCCATTGAAACCGGAATACTCAAAGTTTTATCGGTTCTTTCCTTTGATATAATCCCCATCATAGACAGTACAATAATTAATGTGGAAAGCTGAAAGAGATTTTTCGTATAGCTTTCCAAAGCTGCCCTTTGACTAAGTTCAATTAACATACTAAAATCCGTTCCCTGCATCTGGCTTTTTAAAATTTCCGGCAGCAGCTTTAACATTAGAGGGTCCGAAAAGGCAAAAAACAAAACACCGATTGACAGAACCAAAAATTTTTTAGTTCTCATTCCCTCCAAAATTTCCTTCTTTATAAAAGCCTTAAAACTGTTAAATCCATTCATCTCATTTCACCGCCTTCAAAAATATTTCTTCAAGGCTGTTCCTTCTGAGGTTAATTGAAATTATAGGAATATTTAATTCTGAAATTAGTTTTACAAGTTTTGCACTATTCTGTTCAAAATCCTTAATCCATATATTTACCTGACTATCCTTGATATTTATTTTTTCTACAAAGTCCGCCCGATTTAACGTCTTAAATTGATCCTCATTTACAGGTTCATCGAACTCGATATCATATACAGGCTGAACATATTTTTTCATCAGCTGATGGATATTTTCCTCAAGTACTATTTGGCCATTGCTCAGAATTCCCACCCTGTCGCAAACCCTTTCAATATCATTCAGTATATGGGTTGACAAAAATATAGTTTTGCCCTGACTCTTAAGTGTGGATATTATATCAACCACATCCCGTCTTCCCTCAGGGTCTAGTGCTGAAGACGGTTCATCAAGCAATAATACTTTAGGATCATTATAGATTGCCACAGCAATTCCAAGTCTCTGCTTCATTCCCCTTGAATAGCCTCCAATAGCACGTTTGGCTGCCTTTGTGAGTTTAACCAAATCCAGCATTCTTTCAGACTTTTCTATTATTTGCTTTTTTGAATCCCC
It includes:
- a CDS encoding ABC transporter permease, producing the protein MNGFNSFKAFIKKEILEGMRTKKFLVLSIGVLFFAFSDPLMLKLLPEILKSQMQGTDFSMLIELSQRAALESYTKNLFQLSTLIIVLSMMGIISKERTDKTLSIPVSMGCSINGMVLAKLLVYGVFLLFINVMGMLIAYWYSGVIFGFTYGSFAAAVVSGAVYGIFFVFVLSFLILISSFSKKSFLAAAVTVLLVYLMPLANNFASIKRYLPVNLLTEANYFAEFLSKNLAVSLICTIALVVIFGVLSVFKLERIEFV
- a CDS encoding ABC transporter ATP-binding protein; amino-acid sequence: MIRIENLVKSYGKHQVLKGVNIEVKEGEVYGFIGQNGAGKSTTMNILAGLIGFQKGKCFVNGKNIQNIKNRPNNDVGYLPEDPKFYPYMNALEYLEFIGSMRGDSKKQIIEKSERMLDLVKLTKAAKRAIGGYSRGMKQRLGIAVAIYNDPKVLLLDEPSSALDPEGRRDVVDIISTLKSQGKTIFLSTHILNDIERVCDRVGILSNGQIVLEENIHQLMKKYVQPVYDIEFDEPVNEDQFKTLNRADFVEKINIKDSQVNIWIKDFEQNSAKLVKLISELNIPIISINLRRNSLEEIFLKAVK